A genome region from Rickettsiales endosymbiont of Stachyamoeba lipophora includes the following:
- the dxr gene encoding 1-deoxy-D-xylulose-5-phosphate reductoisomerase has translation MNCKKISILGATGSIGLNTLQVIRDNPDKFTVETLTASSNWQQLAKIAIEFKAKQVLIADESYYEAIKHALKTTDIKVIAGNNYKIIAEDNADLVISAIVGVEGLKPTIEYIRQGKQIALANKESLICAGFFLKDLCRQYNTKLLPIDSEHNALLQLIHKENKSDIKDIIITASGGAFRDYTKAQLENVTKEMAINHPNWQMGAKITVDCASLVNKGLELIEAYFLFDLKPQQVSAIMHPESIVHGIVNFKDGTSLIHASKPSMQVAISYAMDFPNRSNTSIENIDLLALRNLNFRPINEELFPCFQVAREVLLSESQANMIIFNMANEVAVNAFLNNKIKFTQIYHVIVETLNINHNLMLSSLDDCFELIDQTKQIANNIINTIDIAA, from the coding sequence ATGAATTGTAAAAAAATTTCTATTTTAGGGGCAACCGGCTCCATAGGATTAAATACATTACAAGTAATTAGGGATAATCCAGATAAGTTTACGGTTGAAACCTTAACTGCAAGTTCTAATTGGCAGCAACTTGCCAAAATCGCAATAGAGTTTAAGGCAAAGCAAGTATTAATTGCTGATGAATCTTATTATGAAGCTATCAAGCATGCTTTAAAAACTACTGATATTAAAGTTATAGCAGGCAATAACTACAAAATTATAGCAGAGGATAATGCCGATTTAGTAATTTCTGCCATTGTCGGGGTAGAAGGTCTCAAACCAACTATAGAATATATCCGCCAAGGTAAACAAATAGCTTTAGCTAATAAAGAATCTTTAATTTGTGCAGGGTTCTTTCTAAAAGATCTATGTAGGCAATATAATACCAAATTACTCCCCATTGATTCTGAACATAATGCATTATTACAGCTGATCCACAAAGAAAACAAAAGTGATATCAAAGATATTATTATCACTGCATCCGGAGGAGCATTTAGGGATTATACTAAAGCTCAACTTGAAAATGTAACCAAAGAAATGGCAATTAATCATCCTAATTGGCAAATGGGCGCTAAAATTACCGTAGATTGTGCCAGTCTTGTAAACAAAGGGTTAGAGCTTATTGAAGCTTATTTTTTATTTGATCTAAAGCCCCAACAGGTTTCTGCAATTATGCACCCTGAATCTATTGTGCATGGGATAGTAAATTTTAAAGATGGAACTAGTTTAATTCATGCATCCAAACCTAGTATGCAGGTTGCAATTAGCTACGCAATGGACTTTCCAAATAGAAGCAACACTAGCATAGAAAATATCGATTTACTAGCCTTAAGGAATTTAAATTTTCGTCCGATTAATGAAGAATTATTCCCATGTTTTCAGGTAGCTAGAGAAGTATTATTATCTGAAAGCCAAGCGAATATGATTATATTTAATATGGCTAACGAAGTGGCAGTAAATGCTTTTTTGAATAATAAAATAAAATTTACTCAAATTTACCATGTGATTGTAGAAACTTTAAATATAAACCATAATCTCATGCTATCAAGCTTAGATGATTGTTTCGAGCTAATAGATCAAACAAAACAAATCGCAAACAACATTATAAATACAATTGATATTGCAGCTTAG
- a CDS encoding 7-carboxy-7-deazaguanine synthase QueE translates to MFGNNPKRKPDLGSGESLDIQEILLTLQGEGPYQGQPAVFIRLGGCNLACHFCDTEFESFSNLNLNEITAKATQLSRNLETAKLIVITGGEPFRQNISLLCEQLIELGFLVQIETNGTLYQELPAGIKIICSPKNNSGKYHYIREDLLKRIDAFKFIIAQDQPNYNYVPEVGQTANNIPVYVQPMDEYDEAKNKQNTTYCLELALKHGYFFSIQLHKILDIA, encoded by the coding sequence ATGTTTGGCAATAATCCAAAAAGAAAGCCTGATTTAGGCAGCGGGGAAAGTTTAGATATCCAAGAAATCTTACTAACTCTTCAAGGAGAAGGACCTTATCAAGGACAGCCTGCTGTTTTTATCCGCCTTGGAGGTTGTAATCTAGCCTGCCATTTTTGTGATACTGAATTTGAATCATTTAGTAATTTAAACTTAAATGAAATTACAGCTAAAGCCACCCAGCTATCAAGGAATTTAGAAACTGCTAAGTTAATTGTAATTACCGGAGGTGAGCCTTTTAGGCAGAATATATCTCTTCTTTGTGAACAATTAATTGAGCTAGGATTTTTAGTACAAATTGAAACTAACGGTACCCTTTATCAAGAATTGCCTGCAGGGATAAAAATAATATGTTCCCCAAAAAATAATTCAGGAAAATATCATTATATACGAGAAGATTTACTAAAAAGAATTGATGCTTTTAAATTTATTATCGCTCAAGATCAACCAAATTATAATTACGTCCCTGAAGTAGGCCAAACTGCAAATAATATACCGGTATATGTACAACCCATGGATGAATATGATGAGGCAAAGAATAAGCAAAACACTACATATTGTTTAGAGCTTGCCTTAAAGCATGGATATTTTTTCTCTATACAACTTCATAAAATTTTAGATATAGCTTAA